The Alteromonas stellipolaris genome includes a region encoding these proteins:
- the rdgB gene encoding RdgB/HAM1 family non-canonical purine NTP pyrophosphatase, whose amino-acid sequence MTFPQKIVLASGNQGKVREFTSLFAEYGVDVIAQKELGVEDVPETGTTFVENAIIKARHAAKVTGLPAIADDSGLVVDALGGAPGIYSARFAGEDATDSDNIDKLLLDLASSDNRKAHFFCTLVFMRHAGDPVPLVSQGKWEGEILDTREGDGGFGYDPVFKVPSHNCTAAQLDKTEKNRISHRGNALAILLETMRNTFA is encoded by the coding sequence ATGACTTTTCCTCAAAAGATAGTGCTTGCGTCTGGTAATCAGGGCAAGGTGCGTGAGTTCACCAGCTTGTTTGCTGAATACGGTGTAGATGTTATCGCGCAAAAGGAATTGGGCGTGGAAGACGTGCCAGAAACGGGCACTACCTTTGTTGAGAATGCCATTATTAAAGCTCGACATGCTGCCAAGGTAACAGGTTTACCTGCTATTGCTGACGATTCGGGTTTAGTGGTTGATGCTCTGGGCGGCGCACCAGGCATTTATTCAGCTCGTTTTGCTGGCGAAGATGCTACCGACAGCGACAATATCGATAAGTTATTACTGGATTTAGCCAGTTCTGATAATCGCAAAGCCCACTTCTTTTGCACATTGGTTTTTATGCGCCACGCTGGCGACCCAGTGCCGCTAGTTAGCCAAGGTAAATGGGAAGGTGAAATTCTTGATACCCGTGAAGGTGATGGTGGCTTTGGTTACGATCCTGTGTTCAAGGTGCCGTCGCACAATTGTACCGCCGCACAATTAGATAAAACTGAAAAGAACCGTATCAGTCATCGCGGAAATGCCCTAGCTATATTATTAGAAACGATGAGAAACACCTTTGCGTAA